In Corynebacterium afermentans subsp. afermentans, a genomic segment contains:
- a CDS encoding acetate kinase, whose translation MSYVLVINSGSSSIKFQIVDPTSGASDDPFVSGLVEQIGEPQGRITIKHDGQKYVVQKAVPTHAHGLQETFKLLDAKGIGPTQLDIVAAGHRVVHGGMVFSEPELILDPVVDMIRDLIPLAPLHNPANIDGIEVARALLPDIPHVAVFDTGFFRDLPPAAALYAINAEVAEQNLIRRYGFHGTSHEFVSSQVPELIGRDPNHTRQIVLHLGNGASASAVANGRPIDTSMGLTPLAGLAMGTRSGDIDPGIIFHLVRQGGMSIDEIDNLLNRQSGVKGLSGVNDFRELRAMIEEEDENAWLAYMVYLNQLRRFIGSYMIALGRVDAITFTAGVGENDQHVRMDALDNLKMYGIEVDPEKNALPNDGPRIISTDDSTVKVLVVPTNEELAIAQKAAAVAARVG comes from the coding sequence ATGTCCTACGTACTCGTTATTAACTCTGGTTCTTCTTCCATCAAGTTCCAGATCGTCGACCCGACCTCGGGCGCCTCCGACGACCCGTTCGTCTCCGGCCTGGTCGAGCAGATCGGCGAGCCGCAGGGCCGCATCACCATCAAGCACGACGGTCAGAAGTACGTCGTGCAAAAGGCGGTGCCCACGCACGCGCACGGCCTGCAGGAAACTTTCAAGCTTCTCGACGCCAAAGGTATCGGCCCGACCCAACTCGACATCGTCGCCGCAGGCCACCGCGTCGTCCACGGCGGCATGGTCTTTTCCGAGCCGGAGCTGATCCTGGACCCGGTGGTGGACATGATCCGCGACCTGATCCCGCTGGCGCCGTTGCACAACCCGGCCAACATCGACGGCATCGAGGTTGCCCGCGCCCTGCTGCCGGACATCCCGCACGTGGCGGTGTTCGACACCGGTTTCTTCCGCGACCTGCCGCCGGCCGCCGCCCTGTACGCGATCAACGCCGAGGTGGCGGAGCAGAACCTGATCCGCCGCTACGGCTTCCACGGCACCTCCCACGAGTTTGTTTCCTCCCAGGTGCCGGAGCTGATCGGCCGCGACCCGAACCACACCCGCCAGATCGTGCTGCACCTGGGCAACGGCGCCTCCGCGTCGGCCGTGGCTAACGGCCGCCCGATTGACACCTCCATGGGCCTGACCCCGCTGGCCGGCCTGGCCATGGGCACCCGCTCCGGCGACATCGACCCCGGCATCATCTTCCACCTGGTGCGCCAGGGCGGCATGTCCATCGACGAGATTGACAACCTGCTCAACCGCCAGTCCGGTGTGAAGGGCCTGTCCGGCGTCAACGACTTCCGCGAGCTGCGCGCCATGATCGAGGAGGAAGACGAAAACGCCTGGCTAGCCTACATGGTCTACCTGAACCAGCTGCGCCGCTTCATCGGTTCCTACATGATCGCCCTGGGCCGCGTGGACGCCATCACGTTCACCGCCGGCGTCGGCGAGAACGATCAGCACGTGCGCATGGACGCCCTGGACAACCTGAAGATGTACGGCATCGAAGTCGACCCGGAGAAGAACGCGCTGCCCAACGACGGCCCGCGCATCATCTCCACCGACGACTCCACAGTGAAGGTTCTTGTCGTGCCCACCAACGAGGAGCTGGCCATCGCGCAGAAGGCCGCTGCTGTCGCCGCCCGCGTGGGGTAG
- a CDS encoding Rib/alpha-like domain-containing protein: MTGKHDRAIPRRRGTSVAACALGLSLVVTGVQPVAAPETASQASAQLLDRTEADKSLVSYLGTTAVRYGETTSVSPNTNALTVHPPTGYKLVEGVNPGWGAEVDPATGELSITPDSNAELPETDTIHVEFTFGDGSTKVVDAEISLEPAPVYVDQSDKVYWTGKEINPVDIRVNRAAYASKLEIDDSTLPEGITATPRNFGNIKHIFLKGTPTETGTFTVKTQLVEGESVVVGADGPLEQSFTITVKDSADLPAPVEENIVEDPAPVKPGESVDIAIPTENASSVEVTDLPEGLTYDSEKSKIAGKPKASGKAKVDIITNDAKVITDTIDIQVEESGGSTTPATTAPATTTSEDSTPEPTTTTSGAPTSTTTTSETPTSDRPTTQPEPTTKPSTPGSSEPSTSKPTSPTPTSGRLTTQPAPTTSAQPTTTKPTTPKPAPSADDFAWDELTVQAGTTKVAVPARKPSTTVNVRVDGDAPEWLSVASDGQVVAAPGRGVEPDMYTVDVVSEAGERDTVTVKVTKPVSDADRISDEEYKDTYVQAGKTNSSRTPIASIDRDGIEYEGQPLPAGTKFSTESAEGTVNPDTGVVTVKAPLRTPAGETITIPVDFTYPDGTKGKADAVFHVDAGAQNEAYKPAYQEGLGAQPGKTVVVPLLDGTFPVNKDGENIGQYALAPVYDDKGNELGTAKAYKGWDVSIDPDTGAIYAAAPEENPEPIEVPVRVLYSDGTVSDKDGEPTVFARIAALTGPSLADSTEAAGYGKPFFDADGNIRMFPTGSMPPGATFEQTGLTALPVEIDPETGAITVKVSEDAPVGANFDIPLKLTLPDGSVQEITVPVATQSEAASQVVSWRPVQVTEAGTPVTVAPSQAPAGATYALAASFGADGWQASVDPTTGAITAARNGDEEDPQATLIPVVVTFADGSQRVVEVPATTVRGTAALTRVEYPRVTINAGQIAILRPNVAGASFSLIKPIPGLRTKVDPETGELTVASYDGTVPGPRDIPVKVTFEDSSHTITSARVEVRTKTGKGTLAESISLNDVSAVGRPDTTTQITLPVPRAAAEHPFTLGEFDADGWEVSLDRTRGVLDIHVPASATGQVKEIPVNVLLADGSTTQLKVAVKVDGVAAGGSSQSESGSSKPSPWVWALAVLGLLGAAGKVLYDNRDNFQHFLERWM; the protein is encoded by the coding sequence ATGACTGGAAAGCATGACCGCGCGATCCCGCGTCGGCGCGGGACATCGGTAGCCGCGTGCGCGCTCGGCCTGTCGCTTGTGGTGACGGGTGTCCAGCCGGTTGCAGCCCCGGAGACCGCATCGCAGGCGTCGGCGCAGCTTTTGGACAGGACAGAGGCCGACAAGTCGTTGGTGAGCTACCTTGGGACAACTGCGGTTCGCTATGGCGAGACAACCAGCGTTAGCCCCAACACCAATGCGTTGACCGTGCACCCGCCCACCGGCTACAAACTTGTCGAAGGTGTGAACCCGGGCTGGGGCGCCGAGGTGGACCCAGCGACCGGCGAGCTTTCCATCACCCCGGACTCGAACGCCGAGCTTCCGGAGACCGACACGATTCATGTCGAATTCACCTTCGGGGATGGGTCCACCAAGGTGGTCGATGCCGAGATTAGCCTCGAACCCGCGCCGGTTTACGTAGACCAAAGCGACAAGGTCTACTGGACCGGTAAAGAAATCAACCCCGTTGATATCCGCGTCAATCGTGCCGCGTACGCCTCAAAATTGGAGATTGACGACTCGACGCTGCCGGAGGGTATCACCGCCACGCCGCGCAACTTCGGCAATATCAAGCACATCTTCCTGAAGGGCACCCCGACTGAAACCGGCACTTTCACGGTGAAAACCCAGCTGGTGGAGGGCGAAAGCGTCGTTGTCGGCGCCGATGGCCCGCTTGAGCAGTCGTTCACCATCACGGTGAAGGACTCGGCTGACCTGCCGGCCCCGGTCGAAGAGAACATTGTCGAGGACCCGGCGCCGGTGAAGCCGGGGGAGTCCGTAGACATTGCTATTCCCACGGAGAACGCATCTTCCGTCGAAGTTACGGATCTCCCGGAGGGTCTGACGTACGACAGCGAGAAGAGCAAGATCGCCGGCAAGCCGAAGGCGTCAGGCAAGGCGAAAGTCGACATCATTACTAACGACGCCAAGGTGATCACCGACACCATCGACATCCAGGTGGAGGAATCAGGCGGATCGACGACACCGGCAACGACGGCACCGGCAACGACGACGTCTGAAGATTCGACGCCCGAGCCGACGACCACGACTTCGGGCGCGCCGACTTCCACGACCACGACTTCGGAGACCCCGACCTCGGACCGACCGACGACGCAGCCGGAGCCGACAACGAAACCGTCCACGCCGGGTTCCTCCGAGCCGAGCACCTCGAAGCCGACTTCGCCGACCCCGACCTCGGGCCGGCTGACGACCCAGCCCGCGCCGACGACCTCCGCACAGCCCACCACGACCAAGCCCACCACCCCGAAGCCCGCCCCGTCGGCCGATGACTTCGCCTGGGATGAGCTGACCGTGCAGGCAGGCACCACCAAGGTTGCGGTGCCGGCGCGCAAGCCGTCCACGACCGTCAACGTGCGCGTGGACGGCGACGCACCGGAGTGGTTGTCCGTGGCGTCGGACGGTCAGGTCGTGGCGGCGCCGGGCCGCGGCGTCGAGCCGGACATGTACACCGTTGACGTGGTTTCCGAGGCAGGGGAGCGCGACACCGTCACGGTGAAGGTCACCAAGCCGGTGAGCGACGCGGACCGCATCAGCGATGAGGAGTACAAGGACACGTACGTCCAGGCGGGCAAGACCAACTCGAGCCGCACGCCGATCGCATCCATCGACCGCGACGGCATCGAGTACGAAGGTCAGCCGCTGCCCGCCGGCACGAAGTTCTCTACCGAGAGCGCCGAGGGCACCGTTAACCCGGACACCGGCGTTGTCACGGTGAAGGCGCCGCTGCGTACCCCGGCGGGCGAGACCATCACGATCCCCGTCGACTTCACCTACCCGGACGGCACCAAGGGCAAGGCAGATGCGGTTTTCCACGTCGATGCCGGCGCGCAGAACGAGGCGTACAAGCCCGCCTACCAGGAGGGGCTCGGCGCGCAACCGGGCAAGACTGTTGTGGTGCCGCTTCTCGACGGCACGTTCCCCGTCAACAAGGACGGCGAGAATATCGGCCAGTACGCGCTGGCCCCGGTGTATGACGATAAGGGCAACGAGCTCGGCACGGCCAAGGCATACAAGGGCTGGGATGTCAGCATCGACCCGGACACAGGCGCGATCTACGCCGCTGCTCCGGAGGAGAACCCGGAGCCGATCGAAGTCCCGGTGAGGGTGCTGTACTCCGACGGCACGGTTTCGGACAAGGACGGCGAGCCCACCGTCTTCGCCCGCATCGCGGCACTGACGGGACCGTCGCTGGCAGACTCCACCGAGGCCGCGGGCTACGGCAAACCGTTCTTCGACGCGGACGGCAACATCCGCATGTTCCCCACGGGCTCGATGCCTCCGGGCGCGACGTTCGAGCAGACCGGGCTGACGGCGCTGCCTGTGGAGATCGATCCGGAAACGGGCGCGATCACCGTGAAGGTGTCGGAGGACGCTCCGGTTGGCGCGAACTTTGACATCCCGTTGAAGCTGACGCTTCCGGACGGTTCCGTGCAGGAGATCACGGTCCCGGTGGCCACACAATCTGAGGCCGCCAGCCAGGTCGTGTCCTGGCGCCCAGTGCAGGTCACGGAGGCCGGAACCCCGGTCACGGTGGCGCCGAGCCAGGCCCCGGCTGGTGCCACGTACGCACTGGCCGCGTCCTTCGGCGCAGATGGCTGGCAGGCGTCCGTGGACCCGACAACGGGCGCGATCACTGCCGCTCGCAACGGCGACGAGGAGGACCCGCAGGCCACGCTGATCCCGGTGGTGGTGACGTTCGCGGACGGTTCGCAGCGCGTCGTCGAGGTGCCGGCAACGACCGTGCGCGGCACTGCGGCGCTGACGCGGGTGGAGTACCCGCGCGTGACCATCAACGCCGGCCAGATCGCCATTTTGCGGCCGAATGTCGCAGGCGCGTCGTTCTCCCTGATCAAACCGATTCCAGGGCTGCGCACGAAGGTCGACCCGGAGACGGGCGAGCTGACCGTCGCCAGCTACGACGGCACCGTGCCGGGCCCACGCGACATCCCGGTGAAGGTCACATTCGAGGACTCCTCGCACACCATCACGTCCGCCCGGGTTGAGGTCCGCACCAAGACCGGCAAGGGCACACTCGCCGAGAGCATCTCGCTTAACGACGTCTCCGCTGTCGGCCGCCCCGACACCACCACGCAAATCACCCTGCCGGTACCCCGCGCAGCCGCGGAGCATCCGTTCACTCTGGGCGAGTTCGACGCCGATGGCTGGGAGGTCTCCCTGGACCGCACCCGCGGCGTGCTGGACATCCACGTTCCCGCTTCCGCTACTGGCCAGGTCAAGGAGATCCCGGTGAACGTGTTGCTCGCCGACGGCTCCACGACTCAGCTCAAGGTGGCTGTGAAGGTGGACGGCGTGGCGGCCGGAGGGTCGTCGCAAAGCGAAAGTGGCTCCTCGAAGCCCTCGCCCTGGGTGTGGGCGCTCGCGGTGCTTGGATTGTTGGGGGCAGCTGGCAAGGTTTTGTACGATAACCGAGATAATTTTCAACACTTTTTAGAGCGGTGGATGTAG
- a CDS encoding ABC transporter ATP-binding protein, which translates to MIEVQCLTKRYGAVQAVDDLTFTVKPGVVTGFLGPNGAGKSTTMRMILGLDRPTSGTALIDGVPYRQLPNPARKVGALLDAKGVHPNRSARASLLWQAQAAGLPRTRVDEVLELVGLSDVAGKHVGGFSLGMGQRLGIAAALLGDPEYLILDEPVNGLDPAGIRWVRGLLQSLAAEGRTVLVSSHLLAEMAQTAEDLIIIGRGRLVANTSMAEFIRSNSGVTTIVRTPTDNAAAALAAALQHADTAMPFTRAVDADGRAVFEIPDRSSDDVGRVAFAAGVPLSELAERRASLEEAYMQSTEGHAQYVSGGTNA; encoded by the coding sequence ATGATTGAAGTGCAATGCCTGACCAAACGGTACGGCGCCGTCCAAGCGGTTGACGACCTCACGTTCACCGTCAAACCCGGCGTCGTCACCGGCTTCCTCGGCCCCAACGGCGCAGGTAAATCCACCACCATGCGCATGATCCTGGGCCTGGACCGCCCCACATCCGGCACCGCGCTCATCGACGGCGTGCCCTACCGCCAGCTTCCCAACCCCGCGCGCAAAGTGGGCGCGCTTCTCGACGCCAAAGGTGTCCACCCCAACCGCTCCGCCCGCGCCAGCCTGCTCTGGCAAGCGCAAGCCGCCGGGCTGCCGCGCACCCGCGTAGACGAAGTGCTCGAGCTGGTGGGCCTAAGCGACGTCGCCGGCAAACACGTCGGCGGGTTCTCCCTCGGCATGGGCCAGCGCCTCGGCATCGCGGCGGCGCTGCTCGGCGACCCGGAGTACCTGATCCTGGACGAGCCCGTCAACGGCCTCGATCCTGCCGGCATCCGCTGGGTGCGCGGGCTGTTGCAGTCCCTGGCGGCCGAGGGGCGCACCGTGCTCGTGTCCTCCCACCTGCTCGCCGAGATGGCGCAGACCGCCGAAGACCTAATCATCATCGGCCGCGGCCGCCTGGTTGCCAACACGTCCATGGCCGAGTTCATCCGCTCAAACTCCGGCGTGACCACCATCGTGCGCACCCCCACCGACAACGCCGCGGCCGCCTTGGCCGCCGCGCTGCAGCACGCCGACACGGCCATGCCCTTCACGCGGGCAGTGGACGCCGACGGCCGCGCCGTGTTCGAGATCCCGGACCGCAGCTCCGACGACGTCGGCCGCGTCGCCTTCGCCGCCGGGGTGCCGCTATCCGAGCTCGCCGAGCGCCGCGCCTCCCTCGAAGAGGCATACATGCAATCCACCGAGGGCCACGCCCAGTACGTCTCCGGAGGTACCAATGCTTAA
- a CDS encoding ABC transporter permease → MLNLFPAEWTKLRSTASFWWTSALIIVFGAFYGALFGTASKLGGMPYAPLTVAATMALTTAIIVIVQASMTVTTEYRFGIPPTNFRVAPKRWQVAVAKLVLGAALAALLTFFGLVVAFAIGDLTAPVPANWVSNTASRRALWAIPLGMALITLFQQGVGWIARNTSGAVVTGMGMMLLVESIVGFIPRYGADVAKFLPFGNLMAFMTNSPTQNWTLPVSLLIFAVWAVVAWIVGVVLLETRDA, encoded by the coding sequence ATGCTTAACCTGTTTCCCGCCGAGTGGACCAAACTGCGCTCCACCGCCTCCTTCTGGTGGACCTCCGCGCTGATCATCGTCTTCGGCGCCTTCTACGGAGCCCTGTTCGGCACCGCATCCAAACTCGGCGGCATGCCGTACGCGCCCTTGACCGTCGCAGCCACCATGGCGCTGACCACCGCGATCATCGTGATCGTGCAGGCATCCATGACCGTGACCACCGAGTACCGCTTCGGCATCCCGCCGACAAACTTCAGGGTTGCTCCGAAGCGGTGGCAGGTGGCCGTCGCAAAGCTTGTGCTCGGTGCTGCGCTGGCTGCTTTGCTGACCTTCTTCGGGCTTGTCGTCGCCTTCGCAATCGGCGATCTCACCGCGCCCGTGCCCGCGAACTGGGTGAGCAACACCGCCTCCCGACGCGCCCTGTGGGCCATCCCCCTCGGCATGGCCCTGATCACCCTGTTCCAGCAGGGGGTCGGCTGGATCGCACGCAACACCTCCGGCGCCGTGGTCACCGGCATGGGCATGATGCTGCTGGTGGAATCCATCGTCGGCTTCATCCCGCGCTACGGCGCCGACGTGGCCAAGTTCCTGCCGTTTGGCAACCTCATGGCGTTCATGACCAACAGCCCCACCCAGAACTGGACACTGCCCGTGTCGCTGCTGATCTTCGCCGTGTGGGCTGTGGTGGCGTGGATCGTCGGCGTGGTGCTGCTGGAGACCCGCGACGCGTAG
- a CDS encoding glutamate ABC transporter substrate-binding protein, protein MRTTWAACAAAVTVLALAGCSDEPSPVRATIAPEQETSTTRELLPLPPGATLEGAQGVPEEPYVSSKLEWEGSLNPRGAEEATPNVDRIKRRGRLVVGIDQSLYLLAFRDTASGELRGLEVDLARAIAEDIFDEESTGINRLDLRFVDSAARADALNNGEVDIVIRTMSITPERAKSIDFSTPYLTSRVRVLVPRDRGVDDINQLGGKTVCIVDGTNLAQIARTFTPHSEILRTRSWSDCLMATQQFQADAIVADDSILAGLSAQDPYAKILPGTLASQYYGVGIPKGQADLVRQVNSTLERMRNDGTWSQLYSTWLGGSIAESSPPPLMYRKEGQ, encoded by the coding sequence GTGAGAACGACGTGGGCCGCGTGCGCGGCGGCTGTAACGGTGCTGGCGCTGGCGGGCTGCTCCGATGAGCCATCGCCGGTGCGCGCCACCATCGCCCCGGAGCAGGAAACCTCCACCACCCGCGAGCTGCTGCCGCTGCCGCCCGGCGCGACACTCGAGGGGGCGCAGGGGGTGCCGGAGGAGCCCTACGTGTCATCGAAATTGGAATGGGAGGGCTCGCTCAATCCGCGCGGGGCCGAGGAAGCCACCCCGAACGTCGACCGCATCAAGCGCCGCGGCCGGCTGGTGGTGGGCATCGACCAGTCCCTGTACCTGCTGGCGTTCCGCGACACCGCCAGCGGCGAGCTGCGCGGGCTGGAGGTGGACCTCGCCCGCGCGATCGCCGAGGACATCTTCGACGAGGAAAGCACCGGCATCAACCGCCTGGACCTGCGGTTTGTGGATTCGGCGGCGCGCGCCGACGCGCTGAACAACGGCGAGGTGGACATTGTCATCCGCACCATGTCCATTACCCCGGAGCGCGCGAAGTCTATCGACTTTTCCACCCCGTACCTGACCTCTCGTGTGCGGGTTTTGGTGCCGCGGGACCGGGGAGTGGACGACATCAACCAGCTGGGCGGCAAAACGGTGTGCATCGTCGACGGCACGAACCTGGCCCAGATCGCGCGCACGTTCACGCCGCATTCGGAGATTTTGCGCACCCGCTCCTGGTCCGACTGCCTGATGGCTACGCAGCAGTTCCAGGCGGACGCGATTGTGGCGGACGATTCCATCCTGGCAGGCTTGTCCGCGCAGGACCCGTACGCGAAGATCCTGCCGGGCACTCTGGCCTCGCAGTACTACGGCGTGGGGATCCCAAAGGGCCAGGCGGACCTGGTGAGGCAGGTCAACTCGACGCTGGAGCGGATGCGTAACGACGGCACGTGGTCGCAGCTCTACTCCACCTGGCTCGGGGGCTCCATCGCGGAGTCCTCCCCGCCGCCGCTGATGTACCGCAAGGAGGGGCAGTGA
- a CDS encoding NUDIX domain-containing protein: protein MLGDGNGWVTTPDGTKLWGRFGAAGLFLIAGQGADAKVLLQHRASWTAQGGTWGIPGGARDSHETPAQAAVRETMEECAIDPERINVVEEVVTTDLPEWSYTTVIALCEAPLAVTANEESEELRWIGLHEVSGFELHPGFAASLSNVLAKAMVHTEPHD from the coding sequence ATGCTTGGCGACGGAAACGGCTGGGTCACCACACCCGACGGCACAAAACTCTGGGGGCGCTTCGGCGCCGCCGGCCTTTTTCTCATCGCCGGTCAGGGAGCGGACGCGAAAGTGCTGCTGCAGCACCGCGCCAGCTGGACCGCCCAGGGCGGAACCTGGGGCATCCCCGGCGGCGCCCGCGACAGCCACGAAACCCCAGCACAGGCGGCGGTGCGCGAGACCATGGAGGAGTGCGCCATCGACCCGGAGCGCATCAACGTAGTCGAGGAAGTAGTCACCACGGACCTGCCGGAGTGGAGCTACACCACCGTCATCGCGCTGTGCGAGGCGCCGCTGGCCGTGACCGCCAACGAGGAATCGGAGGAACTGCGTTGGATTGGGCTGCATGAGGTTTCGGGGTTTGAGCTGCACCCGGGCTTCGCGGCGTCGCTAAGCAATGTGCTCGCCAAAGCCATGGTGCATACTGAACCGCATGATTGA
- a CDS encoding serine/threonine protein kinase has product MSTERNEQDPLEQHTEAVAFDPFADEDDGAEPGTEAVAFDPFADDETDYSAMGEMAGLLKDLDELRRGSNREDTSKRSLRLALDTFRERRGTRRATRVVADGMVELPWVEPTEPKEALIDPEPAVVKKGIAPPALQPGDVVASQYEIMGVIAHGGMGWIYLAQDHHVAGRVVVLKGLHSTDNPDEAAAAAAEREFLAEMTHPGIVQIFNFIDDPRVPGGFTVMEYVGGPSLRAWRNASTSKVLQPDIAIAYMLEVLPALDYLHSRGVVYNDLKPDNIIVTEDHVKLIDMGAVSGIGAYGFIYGTKGFQAPEVATEGPSVSSDVYTVGRTLASLVVDLPQTDGVYDPGLPSPIDEPLFRQYTSLYRLLARCCNEDPAQRFTSLTELEAQMLGVLRELVAVRDGRTYPAQHSLFSPQRTTFGTKHLVFRTDQLIDGIARSVDITPQEVVAALPSPLVNRDDVGAAMLQGSSYAEPRETLETLRQAMTTPQYEHSVEISFGVVRTMLDLGLTTQARTWLRSLSDRFGDNWRYFWYAGVVETLLGDFNSAKTSFSEVLNQLPGEAAPKLALAAVSELILQEGGYQSSELLHSGLAPAAAGLSQHLCDVPDDVFEHMAADGVTDGTWSLTVTSPEGLRFHATRLYALVWMTNPTTVSSAFGLARMLMCEREVGLAIQALDKVPNASRHYRMARLTAILCLVAEDATEDHIRLAARRLEQIPSTEPRFLQIKVAVIEAGLTYLRSHEAATNVALFEYPFTIRGLRRGLAQTLRDQARVAPYPKHRYALVDLANKVRPATWF; this is encoded by the coding sequence GTGAGCACTGAACGCAATGAACAGGACCCGCTAGAGCAGCACACCGAGGCGGTGGCCTTCGACCCCTTCGCGGACGAGGACGATGGCGCCGAGCCGGGCACCGAGGCAGTAGCGTTTGACCCCTTCGCCGACGACGAGACTGACTACTCCGCCATGGGCGAAATGGCCGGCCTGCTCAAAGACTTGGACGAGCTGCGCAGGGGCAGCAACCGCGAGGACACCTCCAAGCGCTCGCTCAGGCTCGCCCTCGACACGTTCCGCGAGCGCCGCGGCACCCGCCGCGCCACCCGCGTCGTCGCCGACGGCATGGTTGAGCTGCCCTGGGTGGAGCCCACCGAACCGAAAGAGGCGCTGATCGACCCGGAGCCGGCCGTGGTGAAAAAGGGCATCGCCCCGCCGGCCCTACAGCCGGGCGACGTGGTGGCCAGCCAGTACGAAATCATGGGCGTGATCGCCCACGGCGGCATGGGCTGGATCTACCTGGCACAGGACCACCACGTGGCCGGGCGCGTGGTGGTGCTCAAAGGCCTGCACTCCACGGACAACCCGGACGAGGCGGCGGCCGCCGCGGCCGAGCGCGAGTTCCTGGCAGAGATGACCCACCCCGGCATTGTGCAGATCTTCAACTTCATCGACGACCCGCGCGTGCCCGGCGGGTTCACCGTCATGGAGTACGTGGGCGGGCCGAGTCTGCGGGCGTGGCGGAATGCGTCGACAAGCAAAGTGCTCCAACCCGACATCGCGATTGCGTACATGCTCGAAGTGCTGCCGGCGCTGGACTACCTGCACTCGCGCGGCGTGGTGTACAACGACCTGAAGCCGGACAACATCATCGTCACCGAAGACCACGTCAAGCTCATCGACATGGGCGCGGTCTCCGGCATCGGCGCCTACGGGTTCATTTACGGCACGAAGGGGTTCCAGGCGCCGGAGGTGGCAACCGAAGGGCCTTCCGTATCCTCCGACGTGTACACCGTGGGCCGCACGCTGGCCTCGCTGGTGGTGGACCTGCCGCAGACCGACGGGGTGTACGACCCGGGCCTGCCCTCCCCCATCGACGAACCGCTGTTTCGCCAATACACCTCCCTGTACCGCCTGCTCGCCCGCTGCTGCAACGAGGACCCGGCGCAACGCTTCACCAGCCTGACCGAGCTGGAGGCGCAGATGCTCGGTGTGCTGCGAGAACTCGTCGCCGTGCGCGACGGGCGCACCTACCCTGCGCAGCACTCCCTGTTCTCCCCGCAACGTACGACGTTCGGCACAAAACACCTGGTTTTCCGCACCGACCAGCTGATCGACGGGATCGCCCGCAGCGTGGACATCACCCCGCAGGAAGTCGTCGCCGCGCTGCCGTCGCCGCTGGTCAACCGCGACGACGTCGGCGCCGCCATGCTGCAGGGCTCCTCCTACGCCGAGCCACGCGAAACGCTGGAGACTCTGCGCCAAGCCATGACCACCCCGCAGTACGAGCACTCCGTGGAAATCTCCTTCGGAGTCGTGCGCACCATGCTCGATCTTGGCCTGACCACCCAAGCGCGCACCTGGCTGCGCTCACTTTCGGACCGCTTCGGCGACAACTGGCGCTACTTTTGGTACGCGGGCGTTGTGGAGACACTGTTGGGCGACTTCAACTCCGCGAAGACCTCGTTCTCCGAGGTGCTCAATCAGCTGCCCGGCGAGGCCGCACCAAAACTCGCCCTCGCCGCAGTCAGCGAGCTCATCCTGCAGGAAGGCGGGTATCAATCGAGCGAGCTGCTTCATAGCGGGCTCGCGCCCGCCGCTGCCGGCCTTAGCCAGCACCTCTGCGACGTGCCGGACGACGTGTTCGAGCACATGGCCGCCGACGGTGTCACAGACGGCACCTGGTCGCTGACCGTGACCTCCCCCGAGGGGCTGCGCTTCCACGCCACCCGCCTCTACGCGCTGGTGTGGATGACCAACCCCACCACCGTCTCCTCCGCATTCGGCCTAGCCCGGATGCTTATGTGCGAGCGCGAAGTGGGCCTGGCTATTCAAGCTCTGGACAAGGTTCCTAACGCGTCGCGCCACTACCGCATGGCGCGGCTGACCGCGATTTTGTGCCTGGTTGCGGAGGATGCCACTGAGGACCACATCCGGCTCGCCGCCCGCCGGCTGGAGCAGATCCCCTCCACCGAACCGCGGTTTTTGCAGATCAAAGTCGCCGTCATCGAGGCCGGCCTAACGTACCTGCGTTCCCACGAGGCGGCGACCAACGTGGCGCTCTTCGAGTACCCGTTCACCATCCGGGGGCTGCGCCGCGGCCTCGCCCAAACGCTGCGGGACCAAGCCCGGGTAGCGCCGTACCCGAAGCACCGGTACGCGCTGGTGGACCTAGCCAACAAGGTCCGCCCCGCCACCTGGTTCTAG